CTAATTGTTACGAACCTCGTCAGATTGTTACTACTAgtgtgtttatttatttatttatttattttttgataACAGCAagcaccatttttttttctttttccttcttcCTTGACAATAAGAACAAAACATCACCATCGTTGCTTCATATTTTGTGTCCCTGTTACTGTCATAAACCTCCACCATAATCGCCACCCCACAACTATTATAAACACGTTCAACCACCAAAGGCACCATCACTATCTTTCTCCGGTTCTATTCGGTTCACACCCGTCACCACCATCGGCCATAATCACCCATCACGAACCCTTGCTCAACTTCTACTTCTTGATCAACAAACCCATTTGTTTTCCCTTAAAACCGTGGGTACTACAAACAAGAATACATAcgcaatatttttttattattattaaatcacaaAAAGTTTTTATGGTGGAGTTGATGAGGTGTGTGAGGTTGACGATGATGCAGTTAAGATAATGATGGTGATCGTGTGATGTATGGGAAGTGATTATGGTGATGAAATTTTTTTTCTTTAGCGATgatgaagaattttttttttaaacggtgATGCTTATGATTTGATGATTTGGAGGTGAGGATGCCATGATGTAATTTCGATGATCACGATGAGATGATCATGAAGATAAGTTAATGAagagtgatgatgaagatggataCATGATGTTAGATGATGAGTACGCGATGTTGATGATGATATGTGATCTTGATGATGACGAGGTGAAGCTAGACGATGAAAGGATACaatgattagatgatgatgatgatgatgatgatgatgatgattgaattAGGAAAAATAAAAACAGACAGACAATTGGGTTATATAGTTTTTAATGCGGGATTAATTCAGATGTGAATGGATAGCGTAATGGTTAGTGGTGTTTGTGTGGAATAATAGGTCCTGAGTTCGAAACTGGGTTGCTGCACTTTATTTTTTTTCCCCCTATAACAGCACAGGTTGGGCCATGTATGTTATTTACTTGTTGGGCCGAAATAAAACAACAACTGGTTAAAGATAATTGGACATAATAATATTCTAGAAAAGGATAAATAGAGGGATGGTTTAGAGTTTTGTGATTAAGcgagagatcgcgggttcgagcccggtccagggcgattttttttaggaaaagcttttgaagggtatacatttttacttttatttctattattattattattattattattattattattattattattattattattatgaacataagaattattattattaaaaattattatcattattattatcatcattaattttttttatttattactagtattatcattattcttatttttacaacaaataaatattatacatataaagttatacttataataaacatattttttttaaaaacatttatATATAGCAAATGATGTAttgtaatataatattaatcatatataaatattaatataactatataaatattagtcatttttaaagatacatacaaattaaatatatataatacataatttaagatataataaatttgttcgattacaaatatatgtgttaatatatataaatgatataggttcgtgaatccgaggccaaccttgcatggttcaatatagtcatatgtatttttactacaaaatacagtatggtgagtttcatttgctccctttttaaatgcttttacaatatatatttttgagactgagaatacatgcgatgcttttataaaagttttacgaaataggcacaagtactaaaactaattctacgtgggtttaaaccagaaatatacccttagcttggtaacattaaactacttgtctatgtacggtaggcgcgaatactaaagatagatctattgggcctgacaaaccccttcctgactatgagatgctttagtacttcgaggttattttaaacacacctgatctggtgtacttcagagggtaaaacctgaacgttaaggcttgttagcgggtgcctacaacttatagaatacctttatacacttgtgagtgtacatatatttatgaaactgaaatcttgtggtctatcaaaattaccgaattttatgattgtttatgataaacctatgaactcacaaaccttttggttgacactttaaagcatgtttattctcaggtatgatagaaatcttccgctgtgcatttgctcatattacatggaatcgttcatggcatatagaggtcagaacctcgcaatgggaccagctgttgaagacttcgtccagatggattaggacgggtcactacatcgtATGTTTAAGTGGTGGAATTTTGTCGGTTACAATCCCTCTTCTTTTGATGAATTCTTCCATGGCTCATCTCCCAAAAGCATGTCCCCTTTAGGCCACAAAATAATACAAGCGTGTAAATGGACATGTGCTTACTATCTATGGAAAAATAGGAATTCGTTGGTTTTTCAAAACAAAAGTTGGAGTGCTCCGGTGTTACTTAATGAAATACAATTAAAATCGTTTGAATGGATTGCGGGTAGACTCAAGAAGAAACGCATCGAGTGGCACAATTGGCTCACTAATCCTTCGATGTATTTAGATTTATAGTGATTTACACGAGGTGCAATCTTTGCACCTCTTCTCGTTGTTGCCTTTATTTTGTTTTGTTGACGCCGTTTAGGCCCTCAATGTACTCATATCGTTTAGTTTAATGAAATATtactttgcctttcaaaaaaaaaaaaaaaaaaacttttctcTATTTACAAACACTTTTACAAAAAGTTATCTAAACATTCATATGGATATTGGGTTTGTTGACCCATATGTAAATACTAATCAAACGAACAAGTAGTACCATATGCTAATTGTTGTACAGCcaaaactagttgtggagctcgcgcttcgcgtcgggggctccgttttgaatgcgagttaaaaaaaagaagtcttgatatattttgtaaaaaagaatttttttcgacatctaacattgaagggttgttccttttgtgaaagttgcttctttaagcgttcgttttattataatatattttttttaaagttagttgatctattttgtaaaaaaaaatgtttttcgacatcttttggtatcattgaagggttgtttcttttATGAAAGTTGTTTCCTTTATCGTTGAGGGGAAAAAAaaaggttagttgatttttttggtaaaaaagaattttttttcgacatcttttggtaacattgaagggttggttcttttatgagagttgattcttttatcgttggagaccaaaaaaaaattttaaaaaattgtgaaatgacgaaaatacccctgattactattgatgaatagtgctacaggtttgtgtctattagatatatagataatataCATTTTGGAAAACATTGAAACCACGTATCCGGTCGCATGACGTTTTTGATGAAAATaactaaaataattaggatttggtAATAGTAAGTCATTATGTCTCGACATATACATATCAACAATGACTTGCTCATGCGATAACACATTAGAAAATTATCCTCGGGATATATGATCTGAAAAGTATTATCTATGTAATATATGCATCATCAATTTTCTATAGTACCTATACATTTAAGAAATTACTCCTATATAACAGATTTGTTATTTCCTCTGTTTCCAATTTGTTGAGTAAACTATTCATGATCTGAAATGAAGAAAGAACTACAACATACTTTAATATTAAGATTTACAGTAGACCTGAAACAACCACCAGTCAAGTTGATGATGCCTTGTCTTCCTTCAGCTGCAAGTACCTTTCAGAAGACGACAGTGGTAAGTAATCCGAGCATATGGGGAGGATATACGTAAAAAACAATTGCGGAAATCAAAGACAATAATAACACGTACAGTTATTATAATATGCAATAACAATTATCACATCAAATGTAGCTTACCCTTGACCATTAGCCCAACGTGAAAATTGATAGAGTTGAACTGTTTCATTTGATGCATGACATGCAAGAAGTAGATAGTTGCGAGGCCTAACCATCCACGCAAATCTCATGCATAAAGCCGAATATACACACATAACTGCAACCAAAAGTTACGAGTTAAAacattaattataataatcataacatcacCCAATGGCCACTGCAGATATGATACCTGTATTTAAACATGGCGTTACTAACCTGCAGTCATGTTTCCAGATATCATTTCTGGAGGTTTCTCGATATCGGCCATAGCCTGCATATTTCAGCGATTATTACTACTAAATGTAAGTACTCTtgctatatacaaaatgaatagtcTCAGTGACAGTGATGAAACCTAAACGTTTTGATTTCGAAGCGCCAAACCTAACATGTCATCTACTAGTATGTTATAACTAATTGCAGTCCCAAAAAAATGTTATATAACTGACCAATTCTAATTACTTCTAGGTATTAGCACAAATTATTATTAAAGCATACCGCTGCAACGAAGCCCCAGTTGGCTACTGGGCCCCAGAAATGAGTAGTCTTAGGTCCGACCGGACTGTTGAGGTATGTCCTGAAGAACGACATCAACGATGCTGCACGCTGTTAACAATGATTTTGTGATGATTTTACACTTGATTTCAAGTTAATAAAAAGCATAACGGCACAGACTGCAAATAAGTAGATTAATAAACAACAGAATAATAACCACTACTGATTAAACTTTTTACTAATGAAGTATATCCGTCGAGAGCTTT
This genomic window from Rutidosis leptorrhynchoides isolate AG116_Rl617_1_P2 chromosome 2, CSIRO_AGI_Rlap_v1, whole genome shotgun sequence contains:
- the LOC139892530 gene encoding mitochondrial pyruvate carrier 1-like isoform X1, with the translated sequence MSFFRTYLNSPVGPKTTHFWGPVANWGFVAAAMADIEKPPEMISGNMTAVMCVYSALCMRFAWMVRPRNYLLLACHASNETVQLYQFSRWANGQGYLQLKEDKASST
- the LOC139892530 gene encoding mitochondrial pyruvate carrier 1-like isoform X2 — translated: MSFFRTYLNSPVGPKTTHFWGPVANWGFVAAAMADIEKPPEMISGNMTAVMCVYSALCMRFAWMVRPRNYLLLACHASNETVQLYQFSRWANGQG
- the LOC139892530 gene encoding mitochondrial pyruvate carrier 1-like isoform X3, with translation MSFFRTYLNSPVGPKTTHFWGPVANWGFVAAAMADIEKPPEMISGNMTAVMCVYSALCMRFAWMVRPRNYLLLACHASNETVQLYQFSRWANGQG